The following DNA comes from Sorex araneus isolate mSorAra2 chromosome 5, mSorAra2.pri, whole genome shotgun sequence.
ACTAATGTTAATTCCCTCACATATCTGACCCAGGTATCTGGCAATCCATGCAACCATCCATGATGCTCAAACCCCCAATCCCATTAAAATGTCAAATCTTAACCACATGAGTAAAAATGTACACAATAGGAGATATTCAACTATTTTTCAATTCCCTGTTGTAACTGTCATTAATACACAGACCACTGGGTATAACTAAAAACACCAAGCCATGTGATCAAAACTTCGCAAACTGACAACTCAGTTAAGTCATACCTTGCCTAAAGTACAGTCACCCGAATTGTGGAACTGGTCTGCTTTTAGCTGCACGGTGGTGGGATTTGACATAGCCTCTGCTTCTCAAAGCATTCACTCTCATTCTAAAATTGTATGCTGTacataaaatcattaattttattccAGAATACATCATCTTAATGAGAATAAAAAGCTTTCGTATGCACATACTGCCAATACATTAAAAAAAGGCCCAAATTTTAACAAGTAGACAGATTCATCAGACAAGAGATCATAAATTACTTtggccaataaaacaaaaacaaacaaacaaaaaacccttaaaaaaatCTGGCTCAACATTCTGCTTGCAAGTTTCTACATATACTGTAtatgtggtgagtgtgtgtgtgtgtgtgtttgtatgtaattTTTCCCTCCCCAGGGAATGGAGTACAGTCTAGCCCACTTTTTCCATGGTTATGTAGGAACTACAATGTTCTTTGCTAACAAAACAAGAAGTGCAAGGTCTGCATTTCCACCGACTTGATGTAAAGCCCCAAGAGCTTCCTGCAAAGTAAAGCCGGCACGAAGAATCCGGTCAATGTCTGTAGCAGGAAAAATTAATGGTGGAAGAATGGAGGGACTTGATAGGTGGCTGGTAGGTGGTTCGAATTCAAGCAGTGGTCCTGCAGCTTCAGGACAAACATCTTCTCTGGCTTCAGGTCTATCTGTCACTGAATCCTGTGTGCCATGACCCAGATCCTTAACCAATATGAAACTGGACGATAAGGACTTAGTTTGCTCGGAAATCTGATTAAGTGTATCCTCTTCACCTACTAAAAGTTTGGGCGAAATTCCTACACCTAAGGTGCAGTGTAACTGATTAGATGTCTTGGCTGAGGCTCGGGTGACAGAACTGCTCTCATTTACTGATTCCTTAGAGTCGGGGATGCCTTCCTCCTCAGCTAACAACACATCATCTGGACCCCTGAAGTCAATATTCTCTACATCCTCTATTCCAACACTATTTGAAGTGTTTGTTAACCTTTCTGTCTtcactgacacagacacagtcGGATGAAAAGAGACCTGTGAGTACTGTTCATGCTGAGTTGCTCTAAGATGCTCGTTTTGGGTCCATCTTTCAGAAAGGTCCTTAAAAGCTGTTTGTCCCTCACCTATTTCTGATTGACAGTTAACGTCTTCATATGTGTTTTCTGAAACTGGTTTATTACTAATGACCAAAAGTCCATGAAGTTCCTTCAAGGCTGCTGTTATAGATGAGCAAGATTCTTCTGTTGATTGCACAGATGGCTGACAACTGCCACAGTGACCTATAGAGAGGGAGCAATGATCATATTCTTTATCGATTCCGGACATTTCAACATTACGTTCTGGGACCTGTAAATCCTGAGAGGAAATGGAATTACTCAAAATTTCAGGGTTACACTTTGATGTTTCTACTTCCATCAAGGGATTATCTAAGGTAAGATCAGATGGGCCAATATTCTTGACATTAGCATTCTGACTCCTCGCTGAATTACGCAGAACAACTACGGACTGTTCAACCATCTCTACATCCATAACTGTTTCTGAATCTGAGCAGTCAAAGCATCCTAACAATTGAGTATTTTTCTCTATACCTGGAAGGTCCACATTCTGCTCCAGCCTGTTTCCTTTCACAGTAGTTTCTATATCAACATCTTTTTGTTCATTCTGTTGCTGTTCTCTAGGAAGCTCACAGTTACCAGTGTTATACAGATGTTCTTGGTCATGTGGTACTTTCTGTTGTACAACCTCAAGCTGTTCACAGCCTGGTTCTGTGGGTTGCTGAAGGCCATTCATTTCACTCAGGCTCTGATCTTCTGGACACCAAACCTTTTGACCTGAAAACCTCTGTGTTGTTTGCATCCCAATAGTTATGACAGCTTCCTGTCTCACATGGAGATGAGAGTCGAGGCCCTGGGTACTTTTTTCAGCAGAAGATTTCTCCATATTATTTGTGACAATAGCATCGTCAGATGAATCCTGCAAAGGCAAAGCTGGACTCTGGTCTTGGGCAGCACTGACTGCTGAAGAAACGTAGTCAGAAAGACCCTGCAAAGGAAGATGTTCGTTCTTTTCAGAAGTTATCTGGGATTCAGCTGCAGCCTTTAAAGCCTTTAAAGCCTTCAGTTCGATGCTATCTGGGTCCCTGGGCTTGGCAGGGCAGACAGAGGCAGAGTTAGAGTGAGAAAAACTCTCAGGATCACCAatctcaggactcagtcctgaaGGATGGGCTAGATGGTTAGATCCATCTGAAGTTGGTAATGATGACATTCCCGGTGAGGTAGTTTCTTTACCACTTTTCTCTacatggaaaaggaaaaatgattaaTTAGCATTTTATGAAAGCCATTAGCTTATCAGAGGACACAAATCTAAGCAAAATAAGATCCATAAATGCAGGTCTGCCTTCTATTCATTGAAGAACTAATTTCACTGTAGTATACAATTTAACATCACAGCATCATAATAAAGAGGTTGTATGTTCctaatgaacaaaatataaaattttcagtttttgagcTCCATTAATAACAACTCCAAGTGAGCAAGACTGAAAGACATTTACATAAATTTATTCTCAATGAATTCCTAATTCTGGAATTGTTACTAGAGTGTGCTATCTTCGTCCGGGGTGAataagtcagccctgagcactgtcagatatggtCCAATTTCCTATGCTTGCAGATCCTTGGGCACCATCTTTgagagaaatatacatacattttcAGTGAGCTTATCAGAtgattaaagatatatatatctgtacTGGAATAATTCTTATGCCAATGCAGTTTTAGTGTGTTTAAGATGTGAACACCAAGAATAAAAAACGATGTATGTCTGGGACAAACAAAAGTAGGAATTATAAAGAGAAATAACATATAATGTGCTTGGGAACCTCTAGAAGATAGAGAAGCAAGCATTTGATTTATTTCTACCCAAACTTCCCATGCCATGATAAAAATGTGAGCACTGATTCAGGGAACAAAATAAAGCTATAAATCACACAAACTGAACTCTTACCAACCCTTTACCCTGCCAATTCTAAAAAAGGGTTATCAGTTAATTTTATCATAAGAATGTATTTTAACTAGGCAAGAATAATTACCTTAAAGGCAGGGTAGATTCAAGTGGAAGGTTTGGGCAGCAAGCTCAGTTTTTCAATAGACAATAATAAAGACGGTCCCTGCAACTTGAAGTCTAATCATGTAGATTACAGGCTTAAGCATTACCTTAGTGTAAACACAATGTCATTAAACATCAATTTCTACTCTCCATTTGCTACTGATGCAGTTACATATGACTTCTATGCATTTACAACTGTTAACAGTCAAGGACTGGTAACAAAAATTACCTCACAATACAACTAGGACAAAAGCCAACTCATGCTGAACACTATAATCCAAGGGGACCATCATATGGGGTTTATTTTTACTTAGGGAATCATGAATTAATGCAGGTATAATTCTAATGGTTCTGAACCATTCTATTTGGCTAATAGTTTGAGAAGATAAAAGCACTGTTGACTTCAACAGTCAAGATAAAAACATCTTGACATTTTGTGAAACAATCTTACAGTTAAAATCTTACAGGTAAAcagggggcaagagagatagtacagtgggtaaaggacttgccttgcatgtggctgacctgttgCCCCATAAGGTCTCTGAGCTGGCCAGGAataagtcagccctgagcactgtcagatatggtccaaaaatcattacattaaaatatatatatataaatagggaaacatttatttttcaatgtaaagTGCATTAGTATAGAAACACACAATCAGTTGGTCAATTTCCAAGAGTCCTGTGacttctcttttaattttctacATTTGTTATTACACAAGGTAATTAGGATGGAGGGATAAAGCCCAATGGACTGGAACAATGCTTTCATGGAGATTAAGGTTCAATCCCAACATTACATACAATTCTTCACCAGCATCACATAGCCCTGAGAGCTTATTTTCCATAAACATGAGCAAAAAATATGTACTACAGTGAAGTATGTTAGCAACATGGGAGTGGGGGCAAGAGGGCTTCTGGTAAGAGCTTGCTAACACTGCTATGCCAAGTGTAATAACTGTTATGTCACGATAAATCAATGTAGTTGAGGATCACTACAAAAACAGTCCTGTAGTTTAGATGGTTCATTAACTTTATAGGAGGGGATGTGGACGACGACTACGTCAGTACTATAGAACAGGAGAAGAGGACAAAGTTAATGGATATTAAGAATAATTAAACCACTCCTGCTCTTAACCCATccttagaaggaaaaagaaatgttaaatgcTATGCATCTAATTACAACCAGCCTGCAAACCTGTATCAAGTCCTAGGAGGATAGTTTAAAACACTGTCTTTCCTCTTCTTGAGAGAGCAGTCAGTATACTCAGACTGATACCACATTTACAATACAGATAAAGTGTCTCCTGTGATCAGGCAAGGGagacagaaaaatataaagtCTCAGTTTTCATTGCTAAGGGAATAAAATTTAAGACCTGCCTATCCTACTGATTTGGTGACCCTGGACAAGTCATCTGGACTAAGTTTCCACTTCTCCTTCAACAATATGAAAACTTCTGCCCTCTAAAACTCCATGTGGTTCAGTGTACTAGtatgaaaaaacaatttttcctttttccaggAAGATTTATGAAATCCCAAACTATAGTTTTACCTTCAACAAGTATTGTGATTCTGATATTCTCGACCTGATAGTCACATTGTGGTTTTTACTGGGATTTGCTTCCCCTTGAACTGCTCTAATAATAATTATTGAAGTAGTAACTTAAATAGGAAACTAAGCTTAGATATGCAAGTTAACATACAAACGCATATACAGGCTAGTTGTAACCAGATTAAACAAGGTGAAGTGGTGAGTGACAGAAGCTAATTTCCAAAACTGCTACAGACACTTTTCAGACTAGACATAACGAGCAGATGGAAGGCTTAATGTGTTGTCTATAAATACCTGTTCTGGGGCCCACTCCAGCTGCAGTACACACACACTACATGCATCATGGCTTCTGACGCTCTGTTTGAATTAGGAAACAGACAAGCAAACTTGGGTTAACAATGCAAACCACACAGCATGCAGGGTTATAGTCTCCATTCCTTTGCCATCTTTAAAACCAGGAACTGGTCAAGTCAAAGTTGAGGAATGCCTCCAGTCTGAACATCAAAATTATTTGTTGGTTGCTTTAATTCTCTTATGATACATAAAGCAATGTGCCAATTTAAACAAttttcaatatttgaaaattaatttacaaaCCCATACACAGAGAATTTACGAGCAAACATGTGAGACAGGTGAAAAAAGTACACCCATGACAAATTTGTatgatatgaaaatttcatggaaTAAAGGTGAGCAAACACATATAATAATCActttccaaatttctttttcagttaagatttgtttttagaagaaaaacaaacctgggtgagagagagtacagcaggtaagacactcgccttgcacTGAGCCAATCCTAGTTTGATTTCCTAGTACCAGAGATCATCCCTCaaggagtgccaggagtaaccctcaagcacagccagatgaGGCAAAAACCATGGTGTTCCAACCCtctaaaagaaaaccaaaccaaacctgtATATCCTAGTTTAACTTCTGTATTgctaaggttttctttttttttttttaattttttttgccacacctgggaATGTCCAGGGGTTAATCAtggatctgcacttagggatcacttctggtgatgcttgggggggaccatatgggatgccaaggatcgaacccaggtcagcagtgtgcaaggcaagctattgctccagccactatcTGTACTTACAGTTTCTTCTCCAAACTACTTTTCAACTGATAGGAAGATGAACATACTTTGATATATAATTATCttgctaaaattattttagtaaaacCATCTTCTATTATgtacagttttttctttttttgggaggttacaaccagcaatgcacagggattacttctggctcatgaactcaggaattactcctggcggtgctcaggggaccatatgagatgctgggaactgaacccgggttcactgtgtgcaaggcaaacgccctacccactgtgctatcactccagcccccattatgtacagattttattttgataaagctGGAAACTAGAACCTGATGTCATATAatcatttcacttttattttttcttgggcGGGGGGGAGAGGTATGCAACATCTGATGGTGattagggaaccacatgtggtactggggatggaaccagaatcaccatgcgcaaggcaagtgccttaaccttacTCTCCCCTCCTGTCCTAATTTCACTAtttacaaacaacaaaaatcagaagtcagagatagctcaatgggctgaatacatgctttgcacgAGGGCTGCCCAGGTTcaaattcctagcactgcatggtgcaTAACCCCAGAGGCACGGAACCAGGAATGGcactcagcaccactgggcataccacaaaaccaaccaaacagaaaagATGAGAACAAGCacaaaccacatatggtcctgaaaaaaagaaaaatcatgagtAAAAAGCTGTTTCTTTTTGGTGGGATAAGGGAAGTTTGGGCcctacccaacagtgctcagggaactatatacgGTACCAGAGATCTAACTGGGGTGATGGGCTAAGTCAAGCATCTTAACCAATAAATTATCTCCAGCACAAagctatttatttccttttaatagtGTAAAATGAATACATTTCCTTTACTATgcttaaaaacatgttttaattccagtaggggccacacccaacagaacttggtggggggatagggggaggggaggcacaggAGTGAGATATACATGCATGTCTGCTATTCCTGGCATGTAACCCAGAACCTTATATATGGAACCTCATACATTTTATACTGAGCTGTATTTCTGGCTGAGCCAATGCACGCTCTGCATCACTGTACGATACTTTACTTATGGTGGAAACTACCATTTGGTCACCGCTGACTTTTCACTAGTGCCTTTACATGGTGACCTCTAAGAACTAAGAATCAGTGACTCCCTGAAGGGCCATCTCAGCAGGCCCAGGTGATGCCGCTCAGACCCAGCTATGCAGGGGCTGCAGCATTATGGATCACACTCAAGAGTCTCACACgtaccaggcatgtgctctattacTTGAGCTTTCTCCTGGGTGTTGTGGTCGCTCTTTTAATCTTCTATACTTATTACATTAATGCCATAAGAATGCTGGAGAGAGGTTAACGAactgaagcacatgccttgcatggagcttaaggttcaattcccagcactgcatattctCCCCAAACACCACCTAGAGCAACTCCACACACCCACCACGAAACTGGGAGTAGCTGCTGAACATGGTGCCAAACCAAACTAGACCATAAAATGCGATAATTACTTGAAGAGGGCACCTGTTGTTCTAGACTAGAAAGGACTGGaccagagaaagagaacaggggttaaggtgcttcccttgcacagttgaccctagtttgatcacTAGCTCCAACCatatatggtaccttgagcacccACCtgtagcctttgagcactgctaggtgtggccaaaacatgtgtcctggcctctcccctcccccaaaaaagggggagaaaagcaaaagaactatgaaggggaaagagaaatgaCACAGATGGTAATATATACTCAGTATTAGACTaagttcataatttaaaaaaattaaataaataaaaccactatCACAGGTACGTCAAAATCATTCAAGCttgcaaataaaactacaaacttACAAACCTCTATCTGGTTGTTCAAAATTCTCCAGATCCTACTTAAAGTCACAACCAAAACTGTActtataaatgtaaaattgaGGGAGTGGAGCTACactacagtgaatagggcatttgccttgcacatggctgacctggattggatCTCCGGCACTACAAGTGGTTCCACATGCacttcaaggagtaattcctgagtgtagagccaggagtaacctttgagcactgctgggtgcaacccaaaaaaataacccctaaacaaaaacaTGTAAAATCGAGTAGTGAATTGTGAACAAAAAGGCCAGCTGGAAAACATATCTGCTACCCATACCCATTCTAAATGACACTCAGAGCTAGGCCTCTGGGTGTCTTCTACcaacaaatattaataaaatctgGCTGCTCACAATTTTTTGAGGGGTGGTGTTAATAGAGTTCAAACCCATAAACTcaacacacaaggcaaatgctctattgcTCGGCCATATCCCAGCTAGGCTGTTTACTTCTAAAGCTCTGATAATTTTTGCCTTTAGCAGAAAGCTATTCCCTGAACTTATAGCTCTAGTATATGGCACACCAGAAAATACAGCATGTGATCAGTCACAGGTGAGTAACTGATGACTCAAACACACTGAAATAACCCAAAGGCAGGGGAAGAtatctcaaaggactggagcacaagcCTCGAATGCATGAAGCTATGAGCTGATCTCTAGTACCATATTCCCCACATTTTCTTCCCTTCAGGTCCAGCCTTGGTGGCCTGTGAATACCACCAGGTCAAGCAAGTTGAACCATAAAGGATCACAGATttccgctcccccccccccccgcccaagaaaaaataaaaaaaagagctggCTGAGTATCAAGGGGAGCATCAATAGTGAggtcataaaagaaaagaaaggaaaataaaatgaaacaaaaccccaaacctgTGAGTTAAGTTATTCATGAACTATCAGCAAAATTGTATCATCATTTTACCCATGCAACTTgctttagttttaaatttaaacaacCAAGAACAATTCAAACTTAGGGTTAagtatgcatgctttgcatgcagaaagccccagttcaattcctagaGCTGCTGATTCCTAAAGAATCATCAGGGAATGATGCGTAAGTAACGGCTGGACATATCCCTGAGGATTATCAAATACAGCCCCCTCGCACCTCCTCCACATAAGGGTTGGAGAACTAGCTCAGTGGGCTATAGCATACTATAGAAGGCAGTCCAGGCTCAACCCTGACAGCACGGTactccaagtacttccaggagcaatGTGGGAGCACTGAGGTGGAAAAAGCCCTCAGCTCCATTGGGAGTAGccaaaaacccccaaataaacttaacaaaaaagCAGAAAGTTTATATGCTGagtcaggaatgtagctcaggggctggagagatagcatagcgggcagggcgtttgccttgcacacggtcgacccggattcaattcccagcatcccatatgttcccctgagcaccgccaggagtaattcctgagtgcagagccaggagttacccccgagcatcgctgggtgtgacccaaaaagaaaaaaaaggaaaaaaaaaagaaaaaaagaatgtagctCAGTTTgagagcattcaccttgcacgggTTAGTcctggggtcaattcccagcatggttAAGTAAGTAAAATGGAGGGCTAGGGAGaatagtacagtgtggagggtgCTTACCCTGCATATGCCTTACTTAGACTTGATTCCAGACATtccatgtagttccctgagccttgccaaagTAATCCCTAAgggcagtcaggagtaaaccctgagcaccattgggtgcggtccccaaaccaaaataaacaaacagaaaagtaaaataaaatgggggtggGTGTAGCAGGCCTAGGAGACAGCTTACTGGATGGAGTGCTTGTTTTAAGCACTCCAGGACCCAAGTCTGAGACCTGGCCACACTGCCCTGCCCCCtctcagcaccaccaagtgtagccccaGCAGCACCCCCAGCACTGCGTTACCAGGTTGGCTGAGAAATTCTGGGAGAGACCCCCAAGCCCAATAAGTAAAGGAATAAAAAGCACTGCTCTAATTTGTCCTAAAGATACACTGTAGTACATTTGTTAATGGCATGAGCACAGTATTTTGATCATTGTTCTATTTATCTCCTACGGATGATCCATCTCTTTGGTGGCAACAGTTTTAGTAGATAGCTGGGAGGGGGTTAGGGGGCAACCCATCATGACAAGGCTACTCTTTCAAAGTAAATGCacctaaaacaataaattttagaGGAAATAATGCTGGGCTCAGAAGTGCTGTCTGCTtactattaaaatttcttttagggaaaaaagaaaaaaaacaagactttTTAGAGGCCTATAAAAATATGCCTAAGCAAATACATTAACTCCCTAGAATCTTGTACGGTGCAACTGAAGGCTGTTCATTGAGTTGCTGAAGCCTGGAATTTGTCTGTCTGGTATtcagagatggaaagagagaaagagcaaagaatACATCAGCAACATCGATGGAGAAGGAGTATGAGCTGGAAAGGTTCCTAGCCACTTGGAAACTTGCACTTTCCTAGCTTGCCCGCCAATAAGTCTTTCCTCAAAAGTTTAGACGTTCCAAATACCTGCATCCTCTACAGATTTTTGAAGAGCTTCTGCTAATTCTTGATCTGCGATCTCCTCTGGCCGCATCTCCTCTCGCCCAGCCCCATATGCCAACCGGGCACACTCTGGTAACTCTCCCTCAGGAAGAAAGGTGGTCTGTGAGCCTGTGGTGCCGATCACGAGGACATTTTTCTTGAGGTCAATGGAACACTTAGAAGGAAGAAACCAAAGACCGATGATAGCAGATAAACATCATTCAGAAAAATGGTATTATAATAGATCCTAACCTTTAAAACTATTCACAAAGAAGAATACTAACAGAGGATGGATccaaaaaataagtaactttACCTAagtatatttaaactttttttttttttgggggggaggtgtttctgggccacactagatggtgctcagggcttcctccagtccttgtgctcagttatcactcctggtggtacattgGGGACCCATGGATACTGGGGATATAAGCTGGGATGGTCACATCTATCAAggcaaacatctttttttttctctttgggtcacacccagcaatgctcaggaatactcctggctctgtactcaggaatcactcctggcaatgcttgggggaccatatgggatgccagggatcaaactgggtcggctgcatgcaaggcaaacgccctacccattgtactatcactccggccccaagggaaacatcttaacccctgtactatctctttggcctcctaaatatttaaatttagtcAAGGGGATAGTGCGTTTAATTTTACAGAATACAGTTTACACTGATCTAACAACATctgtttttcgttttgtttttttgtgggccatatttggagatgcacaggggttactcctggctctgcactcagggattactcctggcgatgcttcaGATTGAATCCAgcttggccatctgcaaggcaaagcactacctgctgtattactgctATAGACTACATCTATTAGATTTCTAAATCTGAAAgtaatatatattcattgcacacaactcaggaaaaaaaatcaataattaatagACCTAACCTTATAAAAACATGTAACACTCTTATAAAACCAAAATACACCATTTGTATTATACTTAGCTTTTCACTTATTGTCTAAGCAGAGTTTATATTTAAACTAATCTCAAAGTTGTATGAGTTAGGAATCTctaaaaaaatatactaaaaaatacTCATTTCATAGTTATGTTAACCACTTTCTCTAtgtattaactttttatttaataactCAATAAAAGGCCAAATACTTTATAAAGTTGGAGATTAAGAGTCTATACAATGACCAAA
Coding sequences within:
- the LOC101550305 gene encoding regulatory solute carrier protein family 1 member 1 isoform X1 — protein: MLLTVYCVRRDLSEVTFSLQVDADFELHNFRALCELESGIPAAESQIVYAERPLTDNHRSLASYGLKDGDVVILRQKETADSRPSVQFPNLPRIDFRSIAVPGTSSSRQRHSQGVHQSHSSPGEIASSPQGLDNPALLRDMLLANPHELSLLKERNPPLADALLSGDLEKFSRVLVEQQQDRARREQERIRLFSADPFDLEAQAKIEEDIRQQNIEENMTIAMEEAPESFGQVVMLYINCKVNGHPVKAFVDSGAQMTIMSQACAERCNIMRLVDRRWAGIAKGVGTQKIIGRVHLAQVQIEGDFLACSFSILEEQPMDMLLGLDMLKRHQCSIDLKKNVLVIGTTGSQTTFLPEGELPECARLAYGAGREEMRPEEIADQELAEALQKSVEDAEKSGKETTSPGMSSLPTSDGSNHLAHPSGLSPEIGDPESFSHSNSASVCPAKPRDPDSIELKALKALKAAAESQITSEKNEHLPLQGLSDYVSSAVSAAQDQSPALPLQDSSDDAIVTNNMEKSSAEKSTQGLDSHLHVRQEAVITIGMQTTQRFSGQKVWCPEDQSLSEMNGLQQPTEPGCEQLEVVQQKVPHDQEHLYNTGNCELPREQQQNEQKDVDIETTVKGNRLEQNVDLPGIEKNTQLLGCFDCSDSETVMDVEMVEQSVVVLRNSARSQNANVKNIGPSDLTLDNPLMEVETSKCNPEILSNSISSQDLQVPERNVEMSGIDKEYDHCSLSIGHCGSCQPSVQSTEESCSSITAALKELHGLLVISNKPVSENTYEDVNCQSEIGEGQTAFKDLSERWTQNEHLRATQHEQYSQVSFHPTVSVSVKTERLTNTSNSVGIEDVENIDFRGPDDVLLAEEEGIPDSKESVNESSSVTRASAKTSNQLHCTLGVGISPKLLVGEEDTLNQISEQTKSLSSSFILVKDLGHGTQDSVTDRPEAREDVCPEAAGPLLEFEPPTSHLSSPSILPPLIFPATDIDRILRAGFTLQEALGALHQVGGNADLALLVLLAKNIVVPT
- the LOC101550305 gene encoding regulatory solute carrier protein family 1 member 1 isoform X2, giving the protein MSSLPTSDGSNHLAHPSGLSPEIGDPESFSHSNSASVCPAKPRDPDSIELKALKALKAAAESQITSEKNEHLPLQGLSDYVSSAVSAAQDQSPALPLQDSSDDAIVTNNMEKSSAEKSTQGLDSHLHVRQEAVITIGMQTTQRFSGQKVWCPEDQSLSEMNGLQQPTEPGCEQLEVVQQKVPHDQEHLYNTGNCELPREQQQNEQKDVDIETTVKGNRLEQNVDLPGIEKNTQLLGCFDCSDSETVMDVEMVEQSVVVLRNSARSQNANVKNIGPSDLTLDNPLMEVETSKCNPEILSNSISSQDLQVPERNVEMSGIDKEYDHCSLSIGHCGSCQPSVQSTEESCSSITAALKELHGLLVISNKPVSENTYEDVNCQSEIGEGQTAFKDLSERWTQNEHLRATQHEQYSQVSFHPTVSVSVKTERLTNTSNSVGIEDVENIDFRGPDDVLLAEEEGIPDSKESVNESSSVTRASAKTSNQLHCTLGVGISPKLLVGEEDTLNQISEQTKSLSSSFILVKDLGHGTQDSVTDRPEAREDVCPEAAGPLLEFEPPTSHLSSPSILPPLIFPATDIDRILRAGFTLQEALGALHQVGGNADLALLVLLAKNIVVPT